AGCACGACGGCACCCTGCACCCCCTCTCCGAGCCGCTGAGTCAGGTGTGAACGGCAGATCCTCCGGGTAGTCCCTGCCCCACGATCAGCCGAAGGGAGGTCCCGCTGTGACGAGGATCGAGGAATCGGTGGACGTTCGGGTCCCGGTCAGCGTCGCCTACGCAGGGTGGGCACGCATCGAGGACTTCCCGCTGTTCATGGAGGGCGTCGAGGAGATCACCCCGGTCGACGCCCAGACCACGCACTGGGTGATCGAGATCGCGGGCGTCCGTCGGGAGTTCGACGCCCGGATCGTCGAACAGCGCGTCGACGACCTGATCAGCTGGCAGGCCGACGGCGGGCAGGACCACGCCGGAGTCGTGACGTTCCGGGCCGTCGACGAGGACACCACCCGGGTGCACCTGCGCATGGACTACGAGCCCACGACGCTGGTGGAGAAGGCGGGCGGCAGACTCGGTCTCATCGCCCAACGGGTGCGCGGCGACCTCGAACGGTTCAAGGAGTTCCTGGAGGCGGACATCTTCGAGCTCTTCGACGAGGACCCGCGGCCCCTCGACCCGGCGGGCGAGCAGGAGTCGGAGCGGCCCGAACGGACGGCCGCCGCCGAGACCGAGACCGCGGCGGACCTCGAGACCGAGATCGAGCCCGGCATGGCAGACCGGCTCGAAGCCGAGATCGAGGCGGCGGAGAACCCGTCGCAGGCGGCGATCGATCTGATCGAGCCGCGCACCGGCGACTCGGCGGCGTCCGCGACCCCGGCCGTGCCGTCGCAGGCGGACCAGCCGCAGGCCGCGGCCGTCCTGGAACGCGACGGGGCCGACGACATGCCGTCGCAGGCCCCGTCCCCGACCGACGTGCCGGGTGACCGGACGAGCCGGTGACGGCGCGCCCCGGCTCGTCATGATCAGCTCGATCCACCGCGACGGCACCCGTGCCCGCCGAGACGGGCACGGCGGGTGCGCGCAGGCGCCCGACCGCCGCCCGCCTCGTCGCCACGCCGAGCAGGAGCGCGAGAGTGCGGGCAAGCTGGAGCGCGTGGAAGCGCGGAGACGGCGAGCGGGGTGAGCCGAGAAGCCCGACCGGGCACAGCCCGGCCAGTAGACGGCGAGCGGGATGCACGCGGCGGCGAGAACGTCCGCTACGAGCATCTCGCCCCGCTGTTCGCCGAGCTGGCCGCGCTGGAGCCCGACTGCCGGGAGCACGCGGCCCTCCGCGAGCGGCTGGTCACCGAACACCTCCCCCTGGCTCGACACGTGGCCAGGCGCTTCGCCAACCGAGGCGAGACACAGGACGACCTGGTGCAGGTCGCCACGATGGGCCTCATCAAGGCGGTGGACCGCTTCGATCCCGAACGCGGCGTCGACTTCCTCTCCTACGCGGTGCCGACCGTGATGGGCGAGGTGCGCAGGCACTTCCGTGACACCGGGTGGACGGTGCGCGTGCCCCGCAGGCTCCAAGAGCTGCATCTGGCGCTGAACACGGCGAGCGGCGAGCTCTCGCAGACGCTGGGCCGGGCACCCACCCCACGTGAGCTGGCAGAACGACTCGAAGTGCCGGTCGAGCAGGTGTACGAGGGGCTGGCGGCGGGCCACGCCTACCGCAGCAGCTCGCTGGACGAGATGCTCATCGACGACGAGAGCCTGGCGCTGGGCGACACCCTCGGGAGGATCGAGCCCGAGCTGGAGAACGTGGAGAACCGGGAGGTGCTCCAACCGCTGCTGGCGACCCTGCCGCAGCGCGATCGCACCGTGCTGCTGCTGCGGTTCTTCGCCAACCTGACCCAGACCCAGATCGCCGAGCGCGTCGGCATCTCCCAGATGCACGTCTCACGGCTGCTGGCGCGGGCGCTGCGGCGGCTGCGCGAGGAGGCACGCTGACCGCCCACCGTCCCGGCGCACCCACGACGACCACGTGGCGAGGCAGCCGCACCGGGTGCCCGGCGGACCGCCGGTCGTCGCGCCTCCCGACCGGGCGGGCGGACCCCGAGACCGCCGCGTCCTCGGGCGACGCCGACGGGCGTGCCGCGCCGAATCGGTCGCCCACCCCGCCCGCCGCCCACGGGGCGCCCTGGTGGCGAGAGCTCGACCGGCGCACACACAGCGGCGGAGCACGCCGCACGGCACCTCGGCGTCAGATACGCCGGAGCAGCTCGGCCTTCTTCTCCTCGAACTGCTCGTCGCTGAGCAGGCCCGCGTCGCGCAGCTCGCCGAGCTTCCGGATGGTCTGGAAGATCTCGTCCACCTCCGCCTCACCGCGAGCCCGCCCAGCCTGGGTGCCGGGCTCCGCCGACGCCTGGTCGGCGGCCGGCCCCGCAGGAGCGGCCTCGCCCGTGGTGAGCGCGGCGGGTTCGCCGGAAGCCTCGTCCATCGCGACCCGCACCGCACAGGCCACCGGCAGTCCCGCCGTCGCCCCGAACGTGACGACCGCCGCGAGATCCTGGGCGGGTTTGGGCCGCACGGCGGGGTTGGTGTCGACGGTGGTCACCCGCAGGTAGCCGTAGCCGCCGTACTCCGGGCAGAACCACTCGATGTCCCGCAGCCGATCCACCGGGTAGACAGCCGAGCCGACGGCCCGCTTGGACCGGTGCGCCTGGATGCCCCATCGCATGGTCAGCAGCCGTCCGTCGAAGGCGACGGTGCCGTCGAAGCCCTTCGAGCTGAGCGGCGGCGGCGGAAGGCGCACCAGGTATCGAGGCGCGGGCGCGTCCGGATTCGCCGAGGCACGGTCGTCGATCTCGCGCAGGTAGTAGGCCGCCAGATCCTGCTGGGCGGCGTCGAGAGTCAGCCGGTAGGGCTCGGCGCCGTCGGGCAGCCCGCCCGCCGCGACGCTCAACACCGGTTCGGAGCGGGGCCGCAGTCGCAGGTCGAGCAACGGCCTGCGCCGCTCGGTCAGCGTGGCGCCCACCAGCGCCTCGTTGGGTACGAAGATCTCCCCGAACTCGCGGAGCAGCGCATGGGTCCGGCGGCCGGTGCCGTACCGGATGCGGATGCCGGCCGCCTCGAAGACCCAGCGCGCGTTGCGCCCGGCCAACTCCAACCCGAACTCCACGGCCAGAGGATAGCCTGCGCCTACGGGGTGGACGGCGAGATCACGCGGATCGGACGTCGCCGACCACCCCTGGGACGACAGCGACCGATGCTCTAGGCCTCGACCTCGTCCCGGCCCTGCCCCCACCGGGTGTGGAAGCCGCCGGGCCGGTCGATCCGCTGGTAGGTGTGGGCGCCGAAGTAGTCACGCAGGCCCTGCACCAAGGCGGCGGGCAGCCGCTCGGCACGCAGGGAGTCGTAGTAGGCCAGCCCGGAGGCCAGGCCCGGCACCGGCACGCCCGCCGCCGCCGCGGTGGCCACCACACGGCGCCAGGCCTCCTGCGCCCGGCCGATCTGCTCGGTGAAGTACTCGTCGACCAGCAGGTTCACCAGGTCGGGGTCGGCGCGATAGGCGTCGGTGATCCGGTTGAGGAAGCGGGCCCGGATGATGCAGCCGCCCCGCCAGATCCGGGCGGTGGCACCGAGGTCGATGTCCCAGCCGTACTCTCGGCCTGCCTCGGTGATCATGCTGAAGCCCTGGGCGTAGGCGGCGAGCTTGGCGCCGTAGAGCGCCTCACGCAGGTCGTCGACGAAGTCGTCGCCGAGTTTGGGCGACGCAGAGGGACCGGGCAGGTTCGCGGCGGCGGCACGCTGTTCGACGTGCCCGGAGAGGGCCCTGGCGAACACGGCCTCCGCGATCCCGGCCACCGGCTCGCCGAGCTCCAGGCCCTCGCGGACCGTCCAGCGGCCCGTGCCCTTCTGCTCGGCCCGGTCGGCGACGACGTCCACGAACGGCTTACCAGTGGCCGGGTCGACGTGGGCGAGCACCTCGGCGGTGATCTCGATGAGGTAGGACTCCAGGTCGCCGTCGTTCCAGGTGCGGAAGACCTCGGCGATCTCGGCGGGCTCGCGCCCGGCGGCCCGGCGCAGCAGGTCGTAGGTCTCGGCGATGAACTGCATGTCGGCGTACTCGATGCCGTTGTGCACCATCTTGACGAAGTGACCCGCCCCGTCCGGACCGAGACGCACGCAGCAGGGTTCGCCGTCCACGACGGCGGCGATCGACTCCAGGATCGGGCCGACCTGTTCGTAGGCCTCGGCGGAGCCGCCGGGCATGATGCTGGGGCCGAGCAGGGCGCCCTCCTCGCCGCCGGAGATCCCCGTCCCGACGAAGTGCAGACCCTTCTCCCGCATCGCCGCCTCCCGCCGCCGGGTGTCGGCGAAGTGGGCGTTTCCGCCGTCGAGCAGGATGTCGCCGGGTTCCAGCAGGCCGGCGAGTTCGTCCAGGACCGCGTCGGTGCCCGCGCCCGCCTTCACCATCACGATGATCTTGCGGGGGCGTTCGAGGACCGCGACCAGCTCGGCGAGCGTCGCCGCCTCCACGAAGACGCCCTCGTCACCGTGCTGATCCAGCAGCTCGCGCGTCTTGGCCTGCGTCCGGTTGTGCACCGCGACCGGGTATCCGCGCCTGGCGAGATTGCGGGCGAGATTGCTTCCCATCGTGGCGAGCCCGGTGACCCCGATCTGTGCGGTACGCGCAACATCATCCGTCATGTCCACAGCCTGCCCCGAGAGGTGCGTCCCGCGCGAGTCGTTGTCGGCAACGCCTCGTCTTTCGGGATCCGTTCCCGGGCGAACACCGTCCCGGGGCGTCCACGATCCGTCGTCGCCGCGTACCCGGACGGCGACGGGGCGTCCCGCGGCGACGCGTCCCTTCCACGCCGCGGCGGCAGGACCGCGGAACAGGGTCTACGGTGCTGATCGTGCCGGGCACCGAGATGACCCCCGAGGAGTTCCGCGACTTCGGCCACGCCGTCGTGGACTGGATCGCCGACTACCGCGCAGGCGTCGAGGAGCTGCCGGTCCGCGGCCCGGTACGACCGGGAGGCCTGCGGGAACAGCTGCCTCCCCGACTTCCCGAGGAAGGAGAGTCGCCGGAGTCGATGCTGGCCGACCTGGACCGCGTCATCGTGCCGGCCCTGACCCACTGGCAGCACCCGTCCTTCTTCGGCTACTTCCCGGCCAACGCCTCGCTGGCCTCGGTGCTGGGTGATCTGCTCTCCAGCGGGCTCGGCGTCCAGGGCATGTCGTGGACGACGTCGCCTGCCGCCACGGAACTGGAGCAGTACCTGCTCGACGGGCTCGCCCGTGAACTCGGGCTGCCCGCCGAGTTCACCTTTCCCGGTGGTGGCGGCGGCGTCATCCAGGATTCGGCGTCCTCCGCGGTCCTGGTCGCGCTGCTCACCGCGCTGCACCGCGGCTCGGCGGGCGCCTGGCGGTCGAGCGGCCTCACCGGCGGCGAGGTCGTCTACGGATCGGCGGAGACGCACTCGAGCCTGGCCAAGGCGGTCCGGGTGGCCGGTCTCGGCCACGACGGCCTGCGCTCGGTGTCCGTCGACCCGGACACCTTGGCGATGCGGCCCGCCGCGCTGGCCGAGGCCGTCGCCGAGGACATGGCCGCCGGGCGCAGGCCCGTGCTGGTGTGCGCCACCGTGGGCACCACGGGGACCGGAGCGGTGGACCCGCTGAGCGAGATCGCCGCGATCTGTCGGGAACACGGGATCTGGCTGCACGTGGACGCGGCGTGGGCGGGCGTGGCGGCCCTCTGTCCCGAGCTCCGCGCCCCCTTCGCCGGAGTCGCCGAGGCGGACTCCTTCTGCACCAACGCGCACAAGTGGCTGATGACCGCCTTCGACTGCGGCCTGTACTGGACACGCCATCCCGACGTGCTCGTCGACGCGCTCTCGATCCTGCCCGAGTATCTGCGCGACCCGGCAGGCGTGGGCGGGGCGGTCGTCGACTATCGCGACTGGCAGATACCGCTGGGCAGGAGGTTCCGCGCGTTGAAGCTGTGGGCCGTCCTGCGCTGGTTCGGCCTGCGGGGCCTGCGCGAGCACCTGCGCCTGCACGTGGCACTCGCCGAGGAACTGGCCGAGCTGGTGCGCGGCGACGAGCGGTTCGCCCTCGTCACGGAGCCGTCCTTCGCCCTGGTCTGTCTCAGGGCCCGCACCGGGGCGGGCGCGGCGGCCGACGATCGACGCACCGAGCGGCTGCTCGCGTCGATCAACGAGAGCGGCCGGGCATTCCTGAGCCACACCGCGGTGGCGGGGCGGCCGGTGATCCGGGTGGCGATCGGCGGCGTCACCACCGAGCGCGGCCATGTCCTCGCGTTGTGGCGGCTGCTCGGCGAGGCGTTCGAGGCGGCCGCGGCCGGCTGACCAGCCCGGACGGACGGGCGCGCCGCGGGACGCGGTGCCCGCGGACGATCCGGTCCGCAGCGGGCGTGAGCCGCCGGAGAGCTCGGCGGCGCCGCCGTGATCACCGGGGCCCGTCATCGGCGGCCGCCGTCACTACCGGGGCGCCGTCATCGGCGGCCGCCGTCATCACCGGGGCCGCCGTGGCCGTGCCGATGAACGATCGTCCGCGGCGCCCGTCCGCCCGCGCACTCCCGCGTTCGGGCTCGCGGAGGTCGACCGCCGCCGACCGGCTGTCCCGGTCGGCGGCGCGGGCGGGCGGGTGACGGCCTCAGCGCTGGATGCGTTCGGTCGGCTCGTCGCCGATCACTCGCTTGATGCGCATCGTCTCCTCGTTCGACGAGGCCGGCGAGACCGCGTCCTGGTCGGCGTCCTCATCCGCCGCCTCGGCCGCGCGCTTCGCCGCCATCCGCTGTTCCGCGAAGATCACCACCAGGACGACGCTCGCGCCTGCCAGCACGAGCAGCAGCACCGGCAGCACGTCGCCGTCCGGCGCCTGGGCGACGCTGTCGGCGTCCTGCCACGGCCAGAGTGCCCGCAGCGAGCCGATCATCAGGCCGGTCATGACGGCGAGCGTGACCTGGCGGTGATGCTCCAACAACCACTGGAGGACCTTGACGAACGTGGCGAGCCCGATCACCGCGCCGAGCATGAACGCGCCGATGTACGGCAGGTTCCGCTCGTTGAGCGCCTCCAGGGTCGGCTCGTAGAGTCCGACGACCATCATCAGGAACGAACCGGAGAGGCCCGGCAACACCAGGGCGCAGACGGCGAAGGCCGCGACGAGTGCGACCAGCCACAGCGGTGGTTCGTCGATCGTGCCGTAGGGCAGCCCGGTCAACAGCAGTGCGGCGGCGGCGGAGCCGATGAGCAGCGCCCAGTGCAGCGGCTTGCGCAGGCCGCCCATCATCCGCACCGGGACCAGGATCGAGGCGGTCACCATGCCGATGAAGACCGCCCGGGAGCCCACCGGGTACTCGTCCAGGATCGGGTGCAACAGCCTGGCCACCGCCACCACGGCGACGGCCATGCCCACCAGCACCGCGGCCAGCATGAACCAGTCCACCTTGGCCGCCTCGGCCTTGGCCGGGGCGAAGTCCCGCCTGCGTATCCCGGAGAGCACCAGGCGCACCGTGGTGATCAGATGACCCGCGGCGGCGATCAGACGCTCGTAGAGCCCGATGACCAGCGCGACCGTCCCGCCGCTGACACCGGGGATGATCTCCACCGTGCCGATGAGGCCGCCGCCGAGGAGGTTCAGCGGCGCCGACTTCCATTTCGACGGGCGTGGCCTGGCGCGCTGCGGCGGCGTGGCGGAGGTCGGCGCGGATACCGGCGGGGAATCCGATGCGGACTGCGGCGAGGACTTCGGTGAGGGCACGGTAGGCACGATAACCGTCCGCCGGGCCGGACCCGACCACGGCGGTCACCGTCCGGGGCCCGCGGCGGGCGACGCCGCCCGACGACGGGGGTGAGGCGTCCGAGGTGCCCGCCGGTCGGCGATGCCGCTCACCTCGATCGCCGAAGGGACGGACCCCGCAGGACGGCGCGGCGCCGCCCTCGCTTCACGGTGAGACGCGCAGCAGCCCCTCTTGGACCACCGACGCGATGAGTCGGCCGTCCCTGGTGAAGAAGCGGCCCGTCGCCAGGCCGCGCCCACCGGAGGCGCTGGGCGAGGCGCAGTCGTACAGGAACCACTCGTCCGCCCGGAACGGCCGGTGGAACCACATCGCGTGATCGAGGCTCGCGCCCGCGACCCGGTCGGTGCCCCAGTACACGCCGTGCCGGGCCAGTACCGAGTCGAGCAGGGTCAGGTCCGAGACGTAGGCGAGCAGGCAGACGTGCAGCACCTCGTCGTCGGGCAGGCTGCCCGCGGCGCGCATCCAGACCTTGTTGTGCGCCTCACGCGGCCCGCTCTCCCTGGACAACCAGGGCGGATCGTTGACGTAGCGCAGGTCGAACGGGCGGGGGGTCGTGGCGAAGACCCCGAGCTTGTCCCGGTAGGCCGCGACCCGATCCGCCCAGGTGGGCAGGGTCTCCGGGGCGGGCACCTCCGGCATCTCCTCGGCGTGGTCCAGCCCCTCCTCCCGGACCTGGTACGACGCGGAGAGCGAGAAGATCGCCTTGCCGTGCTGGACCGCGACCACGCGCCGGGTGGTGAAGGACCGGCCGTCCCGGATCCGGTCGACCTCGTAGACGATCGGCACGCTCGGGTCGCCGCCCCGGATGAAATAGGCGTGCAGCGAGTGCACATACCGATCCGCGGGCACCGTCCTGGTGGCGGCCACGAGCGCCTGACCGGCGACCTGGCCGCCGAAGACCCGTACCGGGGACTCCGCGGGGCTGACGCCTCGGTAGAGGTTCTCCTCGATCCGCTCCAGATCGAGCAGCGTCACCAGTCGATCAAGGACCGGCTGTCCGGACGCGACGTCGTCGCCACCGGAGCCGGCTCCCTGAGACCGTGGCACGGCGTCCGAGCCAACCCCGGCCGGTTCGGACGCCGCGTCGCGGTTCGTCCCGGTCATGCGGTCGCCTCACGGTCGACCGGCAGTGCGCCTCGCATGACTCGAGACGCTACCCCGCGAGGCGGCGGGGCGGGGCCTTCCGGGCTCAGGCGTGGTCGTCCTCACCAAGCCGGTGGACCCGGATCAGGTTGGTGGAACCGACCGTGCCGGGGGGCGATCCCGCGACGATGACCACGAGGTCGCCACGCTGATACCGGCCCATGGAGAGCATCGCCAGGTCGACCTGTTCCACCATGCGGTCGGTGGAGTCCACCTTGTCGACCAGGAACGTCTCGGTGCCCCAGGTCAGGGAGAGCTGGCTGCGCACCTCCGGCTCCGGGGTGAAGGCCAGCAGCGGCAGCGAGGTGTGCAGTCGGGCGACCCGCCGCACCGTGTCACCGGACTGGGTGAAGGCGACCAACGCCTTGGCGTTCAACCGCTCGCCCACGTCGCGGGCCGCGTAGGAGATGACGCCACGCTTGGTCCTGGGCACGTGGGTCAGCGGCGGGACGACCGTCGTCTCGGTCTCCACCGCCTCGATGATGCGAGCCATGGTCAGTACGGTCTCGACCGGGTAGCGGCCGACGCTGGTCTCGCCGGAGAGCATCACCGCGTCCGTGCCGTCGAGCACGGCGTTGGCCACGTCCGAGGTCTCGGCGCGGGTCGGCCGCGAGTTGTTGATCATCGATTCGAGCATCTGGGTGGCCACGATGACCGGCTTGGCGTTCTCTCTGGCGATCTGGATGGCCCGCTTCTGCACCAGCGGCACCTGCTCCAGCGGCAGCTCGACGCCCAGGTCTCCCCTGGCGACCATCACACCGTCGAAGGCCAGCACGATGGCCTCCAGGTTCTCCACCGCCTCGGGCTTCTCCAGCTTGGCCACCACGGGCAGCCTGCGGCTGCCCACCCGGTCCATCACCTGATGGGCCTGGTCGATGTCGGCGGGCGAGCGGACGAAGGACAGCGCGATGAAGTCGACACCCAGGGAGAGGGCGAACTCCAGGTCGGCGATGTCCTTGTCGGAGAGCGCGGGGACGCTGACGTCCATGCCCGGCAGTGACAGGCCCTTGTTGTCGCTGACGGGGCCGCCCTCGGTCACCTCGCAGACGACGTCCGATCCCTCGACCGCCGTGACGACCAGACCGACCTTGCCGTCGTCGACCAGCAGACGGTCGCCGACCTTCGCGTCCTCGGCCAGCCCCTTGTAGGTGGTGGAGACGCGGTCGTGGGTACCGACCACGTCCTCGACGGTGACGCGCACCGTCTTGCCGGTCTCCCACTCGACCGGGCCGCCCGCGAACCGACCGAGTCGGATCTTGGGGCCCTGGAGGTCGGCGAGCACGCCGACGGCACGCCCCGACTCCTTGGCGGCCTCACGGACCAGCTCGTACACGCGCTTGTGCTCCGCGTGCTCGCCATGACTGAAATTCATCCGGGCGACATCCATGCCGGCGCGCACGAGGTCCCGGATCTTCTCCGGGGTCGCGGTGGCAGGGCCCAGCGTACAAACGATCTTCGCACGTCGACTCACGTCTGGTCAGCGTAGTCCGCGCACTGGACCGATTCTGCCCCGCGAGGCAGAAAAGTTGTCTCATTCTGTTACCGAACCGCACACCGAGCACGAGGAGTGACCGACATCCCCACCCAGGGGAGCCTCTTCGCGCCACCCACCAGCGCGGAGTGGGCGATCCGCGACGCACAGCGACTCCTGTCGTCGCGCATCGCGGCCCGGTCCGTCACGGCCGCCGTGCGAGACTGCCCGCGTGTCGCTCCGGCAGCTGCTCTTCCCCCTCGCCCTGGTGATCAGCCTCGTGGTGTTCTTCATGCCCGCGAGCGGCGTGCCCTCGGCGCCGCCCGGCACGGACAAGCTGGTGCACGCGGCGGTCTTCGCCGCGTTGGCCGCGACGGGACTCGGAGCAGGCGTCGCACGACTGCCGCTGTTCCTCGGCCTCGCCGGCTACGCCGGTCTCACCGAGGTGTTGCAGGCGGTCCTTCCGCTCGGCCGCAGCGGAGACCCCTGGGACGTGCTGGCGGACCTCGTCGGGCTGGCACTGGGCTGGGGCCTGCTGCGACTCGGCGGGCGTCTCGGAGGTCGCCGCCCGGTGACCGCGCACACCGACGCCACACCGCGACAGCACGCTCGATCGGACGCCACGACGCCCGCCGAAGAGGCCTCGCGGGAGGACCTGAACCCGACGGCCTGATCGGCGGGGCGTCGACGGCCCGGCACTCGGTCGTAGGCGAGCCCGTGAGCGGCCCCGGCACCGAAGAACCGGGCGGTCTGCTCAGCGCGCCCTGGCCACCTCGTAGACGGCGGAGCCGACCAGTTCGAGGGAGACCTGCAGCCGTGTGTTGCTGATGTTGCCCGCGACGGTGTCCTCCGGCGTGTGGTAGACGGGTTCCAGCAGGTGCGGACCCGCCTCACCGCGCCAGCTGAAGTTGGCCGCCGCGATGCCACGCTCATGGAAGGGCACGTGATCGCTGCCGCCCCGAGCCTCGGGGCCCGCGACGTCGGCCGTGTAGCCCAGTCGGGCGGCGGCCTCGGCGACGGTCGCGGTGGCGAGGTTGTCGGCGCCGTCGACGGACAGCAGCCAGTACAAATCGGCGGGCGGATGACTGGTGGCGACCATGTCGTTCTGGAAGCACGCGGCGATCCGCTCGGCGGCGTGGTCGTCGAGCTGGTTCACGTAGTAGCGGGAGCCGATCAGGCCCTGCTCCTCCGAACCCCAGAGCGCGAACCGCAGTGCCTTCTGCGTGGGCAGCCGACGCAGGACACGGGCCAGCTCCAGGCAGAGCGCCGAGCCGCTGGCGTCGTCGTTGGCGCCGGGTGAACCGGGCACCGAGTCGTAGTGCGCGCTCACCATGACCACCTGGTCGTCCGAGGGGATCGAGGCGGGGCGTTCCGCGAGGACGTTGTACGAGGTGAGGCCGGTGTGCGCGGTGACGATCACTCGGAGCCGCACCGGCCCGGCGACCAGGCGCCTGCGCAACCACTCGCCGTGGGCCTGCCCGAGCCCGAGCACCGGCACCCCGACGGGCTCGGTCAGGGTGGGCAGGAAGGCGGGCGCCTTGCGGTCGGCGCTCGAGGACGCGGCGACCAGCAGGACTCCCGCGGCCCCGCGTTCGACGGCGCCCCGCACCTGCGCGTCCCGATCGGCCGTCCGGTGGTCGATGAGGGCGAACTGCCCGGTGACGTCTCGACCCGCGTAGTCGGCGCCGTCCTGGACTCCCCCACCACGCACGTCGACGACCGCGGCCTCGACCTCCGTGTCGAACGAACCTTGTGGCGAGGCGCTGGCCTGCCATCTCTCCCCGTCGGGCAGGACCAGGTCGGCCAGGTACTTGTCGGCGACCGGGAACGGCTGGCGGGTCACCTGGTAGCCCAGCTCCTCGAAGCGGGCGGCGGCGTAGTCGGCGGCGCGGTGCTCGGACTCGGTGCCGCCGATTCGAGGGCCGATCCGGCCCGCGAGATGCTGGATGTGGGTCAGCGCCCGACGGGCGTCGACCGAGGCCGCCACGGCACGGTCGGCGAGCCCCAGAGCGGGCGCGGAGCCCGCGCCCGGGCGCATCCTCGGTGTGGCGAAGGCGCTCGGCGCGGTGGCGCCGACCATGGCGAGCGCCGCCAGCGCGGCGGCTCCTCCGATGAGATCGCGGCGCTTGAGTCCTGACATCCGACCACTCCCCGCCCCCGAGCGCGATCCGCTCGCACGTATCCCGACTAGAAGTCACTTTGTGTAGCCACAAAGCAGAAAACGACCCGATATAACACGATCAGGTGCTTCGTTTGGGAATCTACGGCGCCGGAAATCGGCTGACAAGGCTCTCTCCATGCACGATCAGCAGCAGCCCGCCACAGTGTCGCCCGCTTCGAGTGACTTCGATCGGGTTACAAGGAAGCGATGTCTCGGATGCCGCGGCAGGCCCGCGTCCCCCACCGGATCGACCCGGCCGACGACGCGGGGGGCGTGTCCCGCCCGGCAGACCACGGACCGGCCAGTGCCACAGCCGAGCATGTTAGGGTCGCCTTAGTTTCGAGACGTGGTCGGCGAGACCGAAGAGAGAGGCGGCATCGGTCGATGAGCAGCACGCAGCGGGAGATCCGTGTCCTGCGCTACGACCTGCGGCCTCGGCTGCTCCAGGTCTCCAAGGTGGATCGCGTCACCCCGCGAACCGCACGGATCACGCTGACGGGCCCGGATCTGGACGGCTTCCAGACCCATGACTACGCCGATCACGTCAAGCTGTGCTTCCCCGAGCCGGGCGCGGCCCTGCCGACCATGCCGACCATGGGCGAGCGCGGCATCGTCCCGCCGCCGACGGACGGGCCCCAGCCGATCTTTCGGGACTACACCGTCCGCCGCTTCGACGCCGCGGCAAGCGAACTGGACATCGACTTCGTCCTGCACCCGCACGGCATCGCGGGCCGCTGGGCCGCCGACGCCGCCCCCGGGGACTCCCTCGGCGTCCTCGGCCCGCGCGGCTCACACCTGGTCCCCGACGACTTCGACTGGTACCTGCTCGCGGGCGACGAGACGGCGCTGCCCGCCATCGGCCGCAGGCTCGCCGAACTCGCCGAGGCGCGCCCGACCGCCCGCGTGCAGGCCGTGGTCGAGGTCGACGGCCCCGCCGAGGAACAGGAACTCGTCCGGCCGCCCGACACGCGGCTGACCTGGCTGCACCGGGACGGGGCCGAGGCAGGCGGACAGGAACGGCTGTACCAGGCGCTCTCGGAGTTCACCGTCCCCGACGGCGTCGGTTACGTCTGGGTCGCAGGCGAAAGCGGCGACCTCAAGCCCATCCGCCGTCACCTGCGCTCCCTCGGCCTCGACCGCAGGCATTACAAGGTCGACGGCTACTGGAAGCGAGGCGTCGTCAACCACGATCACCAC
This genomic stretch from Actinoalloteichus hoggarensis harbors:
- the tesB gene encoding acyl-CoA thioesterase II; the protein is MTGTNRDAASEPAGVGSDAVPRSQGAGSGGDDVASGQPVLDRLVTLLDLERIEENLYRGVSPAESPVRVFGGQVAGQALVAATRTVPADRYVHSLHAYFIRGGDPSVPIVYEVDRIRDGRSFTTRRVVAVQHGKAIFSLSASYQVREEGLDHAEEMPEVPAPETLPTWADRVAAYRDKLGVFATTPRPFDLRYVNDPPWLSRESGPREAHNKVWMRAAGSLPDDEVLHVCLLAYVSDLTLLDSVLARHGVYWGTDRVAGASLDHAMWFHRPFRADEWFLYDCASPSASGGRGLATGRFFTRDGRLIASVVQEGLLRVSP
- the pyk gene encoding pyruvate kinase, with the translated sequence MSRRAKIVCTLGPATATPEKIRDLVRAGMDVARMNFSHGEHAEHKRVYELVREAAKESGRAVGVLADLQGPKIRLGRFAGGPVEWETGKTVRVTVEDVVGTHDRVSTTYKGLAEDAKVGDRLLVDDGKVGLVVTAVEGSDVVCEVTEGGPVSDNKGLSLPGMDVSVPALSDKDIADLEFALSLGVDFIALSFVRSPADIDQAHQVMDRVGSRRLPVVAKLEKPEAVENLEAIVLAFDGVMVARGDLGVELPLEQVPLVQKRAIQIARENAKPVIVATQMLESMINNSRPTRAETSDVANAVLDGTDAVMLSGETSVGRYPVETVLTMARIIEAVETETTVVPPLTHVPRTKRGVISYAARDVGERLNAKALVAFTQSGDTVRRVARLHTSLPLLAFTPEPEVRSQLSLTWGTETFLVDKVDSTDRMVEQVDLAMLSMGRYQRGDLVVIVAGSPPGTVGSTNLIRVHRLGEDDHA
- a CDS encoding VanZ family protein, yielding MSLRQLLFPLALVISLVVFFMPASGVPSAPPGTDKLVHAAVFAALAATGLGAGVARLPLFLGLAGYAGLTEVLQAVLPLGRSGDPWDVLADLVGLALGWGLLRLGGRLGGRRPVTAHTDATPRQHARSDATTPAEEASREDLNPTA
- a CDS encoding M28 family metallopeptidase, whose product is MSGLKRRDLIGGAAALAALAMVGATAPSAFATPRMRPGAGSAPALGLADRAVAASVDARRALTHIQHLAGRIGPRIGGTESEHRAADYAAARFEELGYQVTRQPFPVADKYLADLVLPDGERWQASASPQGSFDTEVEAAVVDVRGGGVQDGADYAGRDVTGQFALIDHRTADRDAQVRGAVERGAAGVLLVAASSSADRKAPAFLPTLTEPVGVPVLGLGQAHGEWLRRRLVAGPVRLRVIVTAHTGLTSYNVLAERPASIPSDDQVVMVSAHYDSVPGSPGANDDASGSALCLELARVLRRLPTQKALRFALWGSEEQGLIGSRYYVNQLDDHAAERIAACFQNDMVATSHPPADLYWLLSVDGADNLATATVAEAAARLGYTADVAGPEARGGSDHVPFHERGIAAANFSWRGEAGPHLLEPVYHTPEDTVAGNISNTRLQVSLELVGSAVYEVARAR
- a CDS encoding siderophore-interacting protein, with protein sequence MSSTQREIRVLRYDLRPRLLQVSKVDRVTPRTARITLTGPDLDGFQTHDYADHVKLCFPEPGAALPTMPTMGERGIVPPPTDGPQPIFRDYTVRRFDAAASELDIDFVLHPHGIAGRWAADAAPGDSLGVLGPRGSHLVPDDFDWYLLAGDETALPAIGRRLAELAEARPTARVQAVVEVDGPAEEQELVRPPDTRLTWLHRDGAEAGGQERLYQALSEFTVPDGVGYVWVAGESGDLKPIRRHLRSLGLDRRHYKVDGYWKRGVVNHDHHADDA